A region of Hymenobacter sp. J193 DNA encodes the following proteins:
- a CDS encoding helix-turn-helix transcriptional regulator, with protein sequence MPNRHDSAAPTTVLYIKHMVCARGIRVVRQELEGLGLQVLDVRLGAATVAGTAEELDWPRLRATLEAARFALLETFHQTLVERVSVAVNRLLREPGESLRHRAFGAAVARELDLTYGQLSAAFARLVGDKTLAAYIISQRLAYAQELLTSSSLSVGLIARRLGYASLAHFSGQFRRLARCSPSAYRRLLRAEMAAVVGDEAPNHARDGK encoded by the coding sequence ATGCCTAATCGCCACGATTCTGCTGCGCCCACCACTGTGCTTTACATCAAGCACATGGTGTGCGCGCGCGGTATCCGGGTGGTTCGGCAGGAGCTGGAAGGCCTGGGCTTGCAGGTGCTCGACGTGCGCCTGGGCGCGGCCACGGTGGCGGGCACGGCCGAGGAGCTGGACTGGCCCCGCCTGCGGGCCACGCTGGAAGCAGCGCGGTTTGCCCTGCTCGAAACCTTTCACCAGACCCTGGTGGAACGGGTCAGCGTGGCGGTGAACCGCCTGCTGCGCGAGCCGGGTGAAAGCCTGCGGCACCGGGCTTTTGGGGCGGCGGTAGCCCGGGAGCTGGACCTGACCTACGGGCAGCTCAGCGCGGCCTTTGCCCGCCTGGTGGGCGATAAGACGCTGGCGGCCTACATTATTAGTCAGCGCCTGGCCTATGCCCAGGAACTCCTGACTTCGTCTTCCCTGAGCGTGGGGCTCATTGCCCGGCGCCTGGGCTACGCCAGCCTGGCGCACTTCTCCGGCCAGTTCCGGCGCCTGGCCCGCTGCTCGCCTTCCGCGTATCGCCGGCTGCTGCGGGCCGAAATGGCTGCGGTTGTGGGGGATGAGGCCCCAAATCATGCAAGGGATGGGAAGTAA
- a CDS encoding heavy-metal-associated domain-containing protein, producing MKTLQFNTNINCGGCIKAVTPTLNGEKAIASWQVDTANPNKVLTVTGDVTEEQVLALVEDAGFKATKA from the coding sequence ATGAAAACGCTTCAATTCAACACCAACATCAACTGCGGCGGCTGCATCAAAGCCGTAACGCCCACCCTCAACGGCGAGAAGGCCATTGCCAGCTGGCAGGTCGACACGGCCAATCCCAACAAGGTCCTGACCGTGACCGGCGACGTGACCGAGGAGCAGGTGCTGGCCCTGGTGGAAGATGCCGGCTTCAAGGCTACCAAGGCCTAA
- a CDS encoding four-helix bundle copper-binding protein gives MHTQNQSLLDALNACIAACEHCATACLQEDNVKMMARCVLLDRDCADVCALTARLVARGSEHAAHLLKECAEICKACADECEKHGAHSQHCKECAEACRRCEQACRQGIAA, from the coding sequence ATGCATACCCAAAACCAAAGCCTGCTCGACGCCCTCAATGCCTGCATCGCCGCCTGCGAGCATTGCGCCACGGCCTGCCTGCAGGAAGACAACGTGAAGATGATGGCCCGCTGCGTCCTGTTGGACCGCGACTGCGCCGACGTGTGTGCCCTCACCGCCCGCCTCGTGGCCCGCGGCTCGGAGCACGCCGCCCATCTGCTGAAGGAGTGTGCTGAAATCTGTAAGGCCTGCGCCGACGAGTGCGAGAAGCACGGCGCCCACTCCCAGCACTGCAAGGAGTGCGCCGAGGCTTGCCGCCGCTGCGAGCAGGCTTGCCGCCAGGGCATCGCCGCTTAA
- a CDS encoding DUF2231 domain-containing protein, with product MFSDFPNLHPLVVHLPIVLIMLAAALQALLVFKDWPQVRWIALAVMAGGFAGAVAASTVFHALPLGLSPRAAAVFAAHEQFASYTTWLSGITLLLASIGFYFKVQRRAYEVVVLVAAVAAAGALSVAGHRGAQLVYVEGVGPQGNLLDKSHGHGGDEEMPDMDMPTSGADAHNEETGTTSDNPQPGMEDMNMDPKAAQPGQRGQPMEQMDGMTMPNQPRGGQSQPARTRSAARPGAMADMPGMNMPGMSTPRSSAQGPSRKGQPTQMDMGNMPGMDMGPARPKNTPRNQPAMGNMGPMKGMENMPGMQPASGQKPATTRQTTSDMSGMPGMKKGESMPGMGDMKGMDMKGKDGKAMDMKGAGTMPGMAMPSPMDKYRFEDNNPARTQPKSNN from the coding sequence ATGTTTTCAGATTTTCCCAATCTGCACCCCCTGGTGGTGCACTTACCCATCGTCCTGATTATGCTGGCCGCGGCGTTGCAGGCCCTGCTGGTGTTCAAGGACTGGCCCCAGGTGCGCTGGATTGCCCTGGCGGTAATGGCCGGGGGCTTCGCCGGGGCGGTGGCGGCCAGCACGGTGTTTCATGCCCTGCCCCTGGGCTTGTCACCCCGGGCGGCGGCGGTATTTGCGGCCCACGAACAGTTTGCCAGCTACACCACCTGGCTCTCGGGCATCACGCTGCTACTAGCCAGCATCGGGTTTTACTTTAAGGTACAGCGCCGAGCCTACGAGGTGGTGGTGCTGGTAGCGGCGGTGGCGGCGGCCGGCGCGCTTTCCGTGGCCGGGCACCGGGGCGCGCAGCTGGTGTACGTGGAGGGCGTGGGCCCCCAGGGCAACCTGCTCGACAAAAGCCACGGCCACGGTGGGGATGAAGAAATGCCTGATATGGACATGCCTACTTCGGGGGCGGACGCCCACAACGAGGAGACCGGCACGACGTCGGACAACCCCCAGCCCGGAATGGAGGACATGAACATGGACCCCAAGGCCGCTCAGCCAGGCCAGCGCGGTCAACCCATGGAACAGATGGACGGCATGACCATGCCCAATCAACCGCGGGGCGGCCAATCGCAGCCGGCACGAACACGTAGCGCCGCACGACCGGGGGCCATGGCGGATATGCCGGGGATGAACATGCCCGGCATGAGCACACCGCGCTCTTCTGCCCAAGGGCCCAGCCGTAAAGGGCAGCCCACTCAAATGGATATGGGCAACATGCCGGGCATGGATATGGGGCCCGCCCGCCCGAAGAATACGCCCCGGAATCAGCCTGCCATGGGCAACATGGGCCCGATGAAGGGCATGGAAAACATGCCCGGCATGCAGCCCGCCAGCGGCCAAAAGCCTGCCACGACTCGTCAAACAACGAGCGACATGTCAGGAATGCCAGGCATGAAAAAGGGCGAATCTATGCCCGGCATGGGCGATATGAAGGGCATGGACATGAAGGGCAAGGATGGCAAGGCCATGGACATGAAGGGCGCCGGAACAATGCCTGGCATGGCCATGCCCAGCCCGATGGACAAGTACCGCTTCGAGGACAACAACCCGGCGCGCACCCAACCCAAAAGCAATAACTAA